One genomic segment of Gorilla gorilla gorilla isolate KB3781 chromosome 23, NHGRI_mGorGor1-v2.1_pri, whole genome shotgun sequence includes these proteins:
- the LOC101135797 gene encoding LOW QUALITY PROTEIN: small ribosomal subunit protein uS13-like (The sequence of the model RefSeq protein was modified relative to this genomic sequence to represent the inferred CDS: inserted 2 bases in 1 codon; substituted 1 base at 1 genomic stop codon) yields the protein MASAGGLHTASCAPAMSLVIPEKFQHILRILNSNINGQQKIGFAITAIKDVGXQYTXVVLRKADVDLTKWAGELTEDEMERVMTIMQNPCQYKIPDWFLNRRKDVKDGKYSQVLASGLDKKLHADVERLKKIRAHRGLHHFWGLRVRGQHTKTTGHHGCTMGGSKKK from the exons atggcttCCGCGGGAGGCCTACACACCGCCAGTTGTGCTCCTGCTATGTCTCTAGTGATCCCTGAAAAGTTCCAGCATATTTTGCGAATACTCAACAGCAACATCAATGGGCAGCAGAAAATAGGCTTTGCCATCACTGCCATTAAGGATGTGGGTTGACAGTACAC CGTAGTGTTAAGGAAAGCTGACGTTGACCTCACCAAGTGGGCAGGAGAACTCACTGAGGATGAGATGGAACGTGTGATGACCATTATGCAGAATCCATGCCAGTACAAGATCCCAGACTGGTTCTTGAACAGACGGAAGGATGTAAAGGATGGAAAATATAGCCAGGTCCTAGCCAGTGGTCTGGACAAGAAGCTCCATGCAGATGTGGAGCGACTGAAGAAGATTCGGGCCCATAGAGGACTGCACCACTTCTGGGGCCTTCGTGTCCGAGGCCAGCACACCAAGACCACTGGCCACCATGGCTGTACCATGGGCGGGTCCAAGAAGAAATAA